In one window of Armatimonadia bacterium DNA:
- a CDS encoding NEW3 domain-containing protein yields DLHYQKTDGTSGGFYANDWRPKPDIQGEGQCTFTVPIRPVENLATVTLILFTAPGGEWAKQTRLVTSSPLPVVDTDPGYTIWSKQVRWNKSWIAFDWTSLQKPLTEGDKLQVTLEYYLDPADHYKQTTLNLEALGPRVPKPGVPEPISFANTQHLWYGAQKAVIQPGRGSHTFTLTIPKTQPQNSLLMLALFNESRGKRWPWDVRASVGYQRKGGFFELETTKPANLFTYDESVRILARLKQAATPGTSRVLRYTVHDAERNQVASGEVPFTVEREGQTIPVDVQLTRRGTFLFHAEVDGWESRETTFCRIPDVMKLTGGAPTPFGMTVHCAPSLEPRTRRTFEAARLLGLTNCRSFTEWTTLQPGPDTYAFPYWESFFNTVQELGIDTTLCIYNPPAWVMPQGQMIGYRMFDCDLPAFGKMVKTVSERYKGKFGGWEWLNEICPGGTADSVGDYVKLCRAGVEAARSVDPKLRSVMAGGLWPRNFRLDVLNAGAGKYIDTLPIHYGNGSGIQEARDDLTSFGLDQVAVWDNESAGEMIQWDKPGLDVVSETTKSNWVLNQWTDELCAGAQKLIYFGGQGNAIGDFDYLLADHSPLPVAATLAVFSSKLWDAKPLGLFTSEGKAGVFHVFEHQGKPVIVASTNEPAGEEVALAVGTPEVVLTDHQGNETRIATRDGVAALPLKPLRCFVEGADLDVVKAYLAPAIQVPNAGGKREVIGSRPTVSVLSGQPSSIPVRLWNPYSQQLEGTLTLDLPAGWTAQRELAFSVAPGQTQVVNFPVTVPTEVQPGAFPQRLTVRYAWAKLPVVQKPMVLSVFSRESVGNLLKNGDFEAVEADGVTPQVWRGTNARAFPAKDLGLGLGRKVLRFENAPTWAHQSQQLKLQGGLTYLYTAWVWNQGMQGGSNISQTMTDGSRRDLYDKQVLDIGDSTPYWQVFTCRYKAPVDLATVGFVPVTQGSGWAAYDNLRVTVFEGTDYAAEAWRVAKPPTIDGKLDDWDLKCPVPLIGRNQLQVHDAGYQWTPQNLNGVAYLAWDTKNLYLAVQVLDDQHRTAGEGETVTDGDSLILAFDPSAGGTTGSREAAAYYVSSQSPTGGSGTVTLWRSRQHSGGRPSGHLARDSSVYEIVVKPGDGGCVYEMRLPLSELGGISGAFATKLGGSIQLNDNDGKGLAAQMNWGGGLSPTWAPASFGRITLVE; encoded by the coding sequence GACCTGCACTACCAGAAGACCGACGGCACCTCCGGCGGCTTCTACGCGAACGACTGGCGACCGAAGCCGGACATCCAGGGCGAGGGCCAGTGCACCTTCACGGTGCCCATCCGTCCGGTGGAGAACCTGGCCACCGTCACACTGATCCTCTTCACCGCGCCGGGAGGTGAGTGGGCCAAACAGACCCGCCTGGTCACCTCCTCTCCTCTGCCGGTCGTTGATACAGACCCCGGCTACACGATCTGGTCGAAGCAGGTGCGCTGGAACAAGAGCTGGATCGCCTTCGACTGGACCAGCCTCCAGAAGCCACTGACCGAAGGCGACAAGCTGCAAGTCACCCTCGAGTACTACCTCGATCCGGCCGACCACTACAAGCAGACGACGCTGAACCTGGAGGCCCTGGGACCCCGTGTGCCCAAGCCGGGAGTGCCGGAGCCGATCAGCTTCGCCAACACCCAGCATCTGTGGTATGGCGCGCAGAAGGCCGTCATCCAGCCTGGACGCGGTAGCCACACCTTCACCCTCACGATCCCCAAGACGCAGCCGCAGAACTCCCTCCTGATGCTGGCGCTCTTCAACGAGTCCCGCGGGAAGCGCTGGCCCTGGGATGTGCGGGCCTCGGTCGGATACCAGCGCAAGGGCGGCTTCTTCGAACTGGAGACGACAAAGCCCGCCAACCTCTTCACCTATGACGAGTCGGTCCGCATCCTGGCCAGGCTCAAGCAGGCGGCCACGCCCGGTACGAGCAGGGTTCTGCGCTACACCGTCCATGACGCAGAGCGCAATCAGGTCGCCAGTGGCGAGGTTCCCTTCACCGTCGAGCGTGAGGGTCAGACCATCCCCGTTGACGTGCAGCTCACCCGGCGCGGCACCTTCCTGTTCCACGCTGAGGTCGACGGCTGGGAGTCCCGCGAGACCACCTTCTGCCGCATCCCCGACGTGATGAAGCTGACCGGTGGTGCGCCCACGCCCTTCGGAATGACGGTGCACTGCGCTCCGTCGCTGGAGCCTCGCACCCGACGCACCTTCGAGGCAGCCCGTCTCCTGGGCCTCACCAACTGCCGCTCCTTCACCGAGTGGACTACGCTTCAGCCCGGCCCGGATACCTACGCCTTCCCCTACTGGGAAAGCTTCTTCAACACGGTCCAGGAGCTTGGGATCGACACCACGCTGTGCATCTACAACCCACCAGCCTGGGTGATGCCGCAAGGCCAGATGATCGGCTACCGCATGTTCGACTGTGACCTGCCGGCCTTCGGCAAGATGGTCAAGACGGTCAGCGAGCGCTACAAGGGCAAGTTCGGCGGCTGGGAGTGGCTCAACGAGATCTGCCCCGGCGGTACGGCGGACTCCGTCGGCGACTATGTCAAGCTTTGCCGCGCGGGAGTCGAGGCGGCTCGCAGTGTAGACCCGAAACTGCGCTCCGTGATGGCCGGTGGACTGTGGCCACGCAACTTCCGCCTCGACGTGCTCAACGCCGGTGCGGGCAAGTACATCGACACGCTGCCGATCCACTACGGGAACGGCAGCGGCATCCAGGAGGCCCGCGACGACCTGACCTCCTTCGGCCTCGATCAGGTCGCCGTCTGGGACAACGAGTCCGCGGGCGAGATGATCCAGTGGGACAAGCCCGGACTTGACGTGGTCTCCGAGACCACCAAGTCGAACTGGGTGCTGAACCAGTGGACCGATGAGCTCTGCGCCGGGGCGCAGAAGCTGATCTACTTCGGCGGCCAGGGGAATGCCATCGGCGACTTCGACTACCTCCTCGCCGACCACTCCCCGCTGCCGGTCGCTGCGACGCTGGCCGTGTTCTCCAGCAAGCTGTGGGACGCCAAGCCCCTCGGCCTGTTCACCTCGGAAGGCAAGGCTGGAGTGTTCCACGTCTTCGAGCACCAGGGCAAGCCGGTGATCGTGGCCTCCACTAACGAACCTGCCGGGGAGGAAGTCGCCCTCGCTGTCGGAACGCCGGAAGTGGTGCTCACCGACCACCAGGGCAACGAGACCCGCATCGCCACTCGCGACGGAGTTGCAGCACTGCCCCTCAAGCCCCTGCGCTGCTTTGTCGAGGGCGCGGATCTGGACGTCGTCAAGGCCTACCTGGCACCGGCGATCCAGGTCCCGAATGCAGGCGGGAAGCGCGAGGTGATCGGCTCACGCCCCACGGTCAGCGTGCTCAGTGGCCAACCTTCGAGCATCCCCGTGCGGCTCTGGAACCCTTACTCGCAGCAGCTTGAGGGCACCTTGACGCTTGACCTCCCGGCGGGCTGGACTGCTCAGCGCGAGCTTGCGTTCTCGGTCGCACCAGGGCAGACGCAGGTCGTGAACTTCCCGGTGACGGTGCCCACGGAGGTGCAGCCCGGAGCCTTCCCACAGCGCCTCACTGTGCGCTATGCCTGGGCCAAGCTGCCCGTGGTGCAAAAGCCGATGGTTCTCTCGGTCTTCAGCCGAGAGAGCGTGGGGAACCTGCTCAAGAACGGGGACTTCGAGGCGGTGGAGGCCGATGGCGTCACTCCGCAGGTCTGGCGGGGCACCAACGCAAGGGCCTTCCCGGCCAAGGACCTTGGCCTCGGTCTCGGACGCAAGGTCCTGCGCTTCGAGAACGCGCCGACCTGGGCGCACCAGTCCCAACAGCTCAAGCTCCAGGGCGGCCTCACCTATCTGTACACAGCCTGGGTCTGGAATCAGGGCATGCAGGGCGGCTCCAACATCAGCCAGACCATGACCGACGGTTCGCGTCGCGACCTGTACGACAAGCAGGTGCTCGACATCGGCGACAGCACGCCCTACTGGCAGGTCTTCACCTGTCGGTACAAGGCTCCGGTCGATCTCGCGACCGTGGGCTTCGTACCGGTGACTCAGGGCTCCGGCTGGGCGGCCTACGACAACCTGCGGGTGACGGTCTTCGAGGGCACCGACTACGCCGCCGAGGCGTGGCGCGTTGCCAAGCCTCCGACGATCGACGGCAAGCTGGACGACTGGGACCTGAAGTGCCCGGTCCCGCTCATCGGTCGCAACCAACTCCAGGTCCACGACGCGGGCTATCAGTGGACGCCGCAGAACCTCAACGGTGTGGCCTATCTGGCCTGGGACACGAAGAACCTGTACCTCGCCGTGCAGGTCCTCGACGACCAGCACCGAACCGCCGGCGAGGGCGAGACCGTCACCGACGGCGACAGCCTGATCCTGGCCTTCGACCCCTCGGCGGGTGGCACGACCGGTTCCCGTGAGGCGGCTGCGTACTATGTCTCTTCGCAGTCACCCACGGGTGGCAGCGGCACCGTCACGCTCTGGCGCTCACGCCAGCACAGCGGAGGGAGACCCTCGGGGCATCTGGCGCGCGACTCCTCGGTGTACGAAATTGTCGTCAAGCCCGGTGACGGAGGCTGCGTCTACGAGATGCGGCTTCCCCTGAGCGAGCTGGGCGGCATCTCCGGCGCCTTCGCCACCAAGCTCGGGGGCTCGATCCAGCTCAACGACAACGACGGGAAGGGCCTCGCGGCGCAGATGAACTGGGGTGGAGGTCTGAGCCCGACCTGGGCGCCAGCCTCCTTCGGACGCATCACCCTGGTGGAGTAG
- a CDS encoding beta-galactosidase produces the protein MTRSILVKGAVLLAILLTATCLAQQPTTMAVPNAGLEEGVEGPTGWTASAGEGGEGAFAWDTEHKHSGNRSYRVTKLGSGGHTLLSGPMVSVEPGKTVRVTAWVYPLKNLRRGVYFMISQYPTGKDQWDLPNTFGDTSQPLVAGEWQQLSVLVQVRPGNDRLRIQCVQAFAPSDLCWDDFAVTDAAAIPETKPRYEPPVKEMVPDLEAAKAVVARRARAQVRVEQIAGRPRLFVDGKATPWAWYVSPFWNPQDAQVGDFLRAGVRVYLVPLVLGSGVYGERGPWKGPGRYDFAEVDDLLWRILRVDPEGYVVFYMACDPYRDWGRDNPDDVTCDQNGRKAIVDMHPKRWGDDPQGRERFGPSLVSLKLREDVSGCLRALVKHVESSEPGKAVIGYHVAGLNDGQWFQWARYDPADLHLADYCPGAQASFRSWLRNRYHGDEAAFRKAWRNPNLTFETARVPAGDRLWADGDLLDPATHQDVADHTRFYSEGVAENVLALASLLKAETPRRVLCGTYYEDITCNSANHVALGRLLEGDALDYLAGPAAYGIRMAGFQGAVRSVFGSTLLHGKTYLTEQDWRSWHSVPDSPANNLAWGRAETAEIHNAMVRRECGMMLAFGTGTWWYDMSGGWFRDDQIMAGIAEALRAFGRDLSLTEPPRADLAVIVSEESDSYVTPKMGGAYRYGGVLQQIQELNTAGVPYRLYLQSDLGAMKLPEHRAYLFLNPYLLTDTERRAVESLKRDGKLLLFVHAPGVVGAADPAQAITTLSGITVRSAPEITTLSAVADSGDHPLLKAMNGDLTFSGGLKGPAFEVTDPKAVSLGHYQGTAKVACAARDFGDWKAVFAGCPGLSASFLHALAQWSGCWTASEPGDAVYANQRILTVHALYPGEKVLRPLVRSKVTDLTSGQVLSESATEIRLNLRRGETRWFWLDPAQ, from the coding sequence ATGACCCGCAGCATCCTGGTGAAGGGCGCCGTGCTCCTTGCGATCCTGCTGACCGCTACCTGCCTGGCCCAGCAACCGACGACGATGGCGGTGCCCAATGCCGGACTCGAGGAGGGTGTTGAGGGGCCGACGGGATGGACAGCCTCGGCCGGTGAGGGCGGAGAAGGGGCCTTCGCCTGGGACACCGAGCACAAGCACTCGGGGAACCGGTCCTACCGCGTCACCAAGCTCGGCAGTGGCGGCCACACACTTCTCTCCGGCCCGATGGTCAGCGTCGAGCCCGGCAAGACTGTTCGCGTCACCGCCTGGGTCTACCCTCTCAAGAACCTCCGCCGCGGCGTCTACTTCATGATCAGCCAGTACCCCACCGGCAAGGATCAGTGGGACCTGCCCAACACCTTCGGCGACACCAGCCAGCCGCTTGTAGCCGGTGAATGGCAGCAACTCTCGGTGCTGGTCCAGGTCAGGCCCGGCAACGACCGCCTGCGCATCCAGTGCGTTCAGGCCTTTGCACCCTCCGACCTGTGCTGGGATGACTTCGCCGTCACCGACGCCGCGGCAATCCCTGAGACTAAGCCGCGCTACGAACCGCCGGTCAAGGAGATGGTCCCAGACCTGGAAGCTGCGAAGGCGGTCGTCGCTCGTCGTGCGCGTGCGCAGGTCCGTGTCGAGCAGATCGCCGGTCGACCGCGGCTGTTCGTCGACGGTAAGGCGACCCCCTGGGCCTGGTATGTGAGCCCCTTCTGGAACCCGCAGGACGCCCAGGTTGGCGACTTCCTGCGGGCCGGAGTCCGCGTGTACCTGGTCCCGCTCGTTCTCGGCTCGGGAGTGTATGGCGAACGCGGCCCCTGGAAGGGTCCCGGGCGCTATGACTTCGCCGAGGTCGATGACCTGCTGTGGCGCATCCTGCGCGTTGACCCCGAGGGCTACGTGGTCTTCTACATGGCCTGCGACCCCTACCGCGACTGGGGCCGAGACAATCCCGATGACGTCACCTGCGACCAGAACGGCCGCAAGGCGATTGTCGACATGCACCCGAAACGCTGGGGTGACGATCCGCAGGGGCGTGAACGCTTCGGGCCGTCGCTGGTCTCCCTGAAGCTGCGGGAAGACGTCTCGGGCTGCCTGCGAGCGTTGGTCAAGCACGTCGAGTCAAGCGAACCGGGGAAGGCCGTGATCGGTTACCACGTAGCGGGGCTGAACGATGGCCAGTGGTTCCAGTGGGCCAGGTACGACCCCGCAGACCTGCACCTCGCCGACTACTGCCCTGGTGCCCAGGCCTCCTTCCGCTCGTGGCTCAGGAATCGCTACCACGGCGACGAGGCCGCCTTCCGCAAGGCCTGGAGGAACCCGAACCTGACCTTCGAGACCGCACGAGTTCCCGCGGGCGACCGCCTCTGGGCCGACGGCGACCTCCTCGACCCGGCAACCCACCAGGATGTGGCCGACCACACGCGCTTCTACAGCGAGGGCGTGGCCGAGAACGTACTGGCCCTTGCGTCGCTCCTGAAGGCGGAGACGCCACGACGCGTCCTCTGCGGCACCTACTACGAGGACATCACCTGCAACTCCGCCAACCATGTCGCCCTGGGACGGCTGCTGGAGGGCGATGCCCTGGACTACCTTGCAGGGCCCGCTGCCTACGGCATCCGCATGGCCGGTTTCCAGGGCGCGGTTCGGTCGGTCTTCGGCTCCACGCTCCTGCACGGCAAGACCTACCTCACCGAGCAGGACTGGCGCTCCTGGCACTCGGTGCCGGACAGTCCCGCCAACAACCTCGCCTGGGGACGCGCCGAGACGGCCGAAATCCACAACGCCATGGTGCGTCGCGAGTGCGGGATGATGCTGGCCTTCGGCACCGGCACCTGGTGGTATGACATGAGCGGCGGCTGGTTCCGCGACGACCAGATCATGGCCGGAATCGCCGAAGCCCTGCGAGCCTTCGGTCGCGACCTCTCCCTCACCGAGCCTCCTCGCGCAGACCTCGCTGTGATCGTCAGTGAGGAGAGCGACAGCTATGTCACGCCCAAGATGGGAGGCGCATACCGCTATGGCGGCGTGCTTCAGCAGATTCAGGAACTCAACACCGCCGGAGTACCGTACCGTCTCTACCTGCAGTCAGACCTGGGGGCCATGAAGCTCCCTGAGCACCGCGCCTACCTGTTCCTGAACCCCTACCTGCTTACGGACACGGAGCGTCGCGCCGTCGAGAGTCTCAAGCGCGACGGCAAGCTGCTCCTCTTCGTCCACGCCCCCGGTGTAGTGGGTGCGGCCGACCCGGCGCAGGCGATCACGACGCTCTCGGGAATCACTGTACGCAGCGCTCCCGAGATCACCACACTGTCTGCCGTAGCCGATAGCGGTGACCACCCGCTTTTGAAGGCGATGAACGGAGACCTGACCTTCTCCGGTGGACTCAAGGGACCGGCCTTCGAGGTCACCGACCCGAAGGCCGTCTCCTTGGGCCACTACCAGGGCACTGCGAAGGTCGCCTGCGCTGCTCGGGACTTCGGCGACTGGAAGGCCGTGTTCGCCGGCTGCCCCGGGCTGAGCGCGAGCTTCCTGCACGCTCTGGCGCAGTGGTCGGGCTGCTGGACGGCCTCGGAGCCGGGCGATGCGGTGTATGCCAACCAGCGCATTCTCACGGTCCACGCGCTCTACCCGGGTGAGAAGGTCCTTCGGCCGCTGGTCCGCTCCAAGGTCACCGACCTGACCTCCGGCCAGGTCCTCAGTGAGTCTGCCACCGAGATTCGCCTGAACCTGCGCCGTGGTGAGACGCGCTGGTTCTGGCTGGACCCGGCGCAGTAG